A stretch of the Saprospiraceae bacterium genome encodes the following:
- a CDS encoding energy transducer TonB encodes MENKDYMKLSMDEIVFEGRNKSYGAYLLRKIYDDNMARSAILGILLFILGISMPMIIKMVKGWIPEKADKEIMKEVVLADAPPLDPKKPLPPPPPKVEPPPIKDQIKFVPPKVKKDEEVKEEEPPPPTIEEMKDKEIATETKEGDKDGIDASLLEPPPPVVEEKKEEEVFKFVEQMPAFPDGDAAMMKYIREHIRYPAIAKENGIEGTVVIQFVVTKDGDIQRVQVARGIGGGCDEEASRVVKSMPNWKPGKHNGKAVPVSFTLPIRFKLEG; translated from the coding sequence ATGGAGAATAAAGATTATATGAAACTTAGCATGGATGAAATCGTCTTTGAAGGACGAAATAAATCCTATGGTGCCTATTTGTTGCGTAAAATTTACGACGACAACATGGCTCGTTCGGCCATTCTGGGCATTTTGCTTTTTATATTGGGAATCAGTATGCCCATGATCATTAAAATGGTGAAAGGTTGGATCCCTGAAAAAGCGGATAAAGAAATTATGAAAGAAGTGGTTTTGGCTGATGCTCCACCGCTGGATCCTAAAAAACCACTACCACCACCTCCGCCTAAAGTAGAGCCTCCACCAATTAAAGATCAAATTAAATTCGTTCCTCCGAAGGTTAAAAAAGATGAGGAGGTAAAAGAAGAAGAACCACCTCCTCCAACCATTGAGGAAATGAAGGATAAGGAAATCGCCACAGAAACGAAAGAAGGCGATAAAGATGGAATCGATGCATCCTTGCTTGAACCTCCTCCACCGGTAGTGGAAGAGAAAAAGGAGGAAGAGGTTTTTAAATTTGTTGAACAAATGCCCGCATTTCCGGATGGCGATGCAGCTATGATGAAATACATACGGGAACACATCCGCTATCCGGCTATTGCCAAAGAAAATGGAATTGAAGGAACTGTGGTAATCCAGTTTGTCGTTACTAAAGATGGCGACATTCAAAGGGTACAGGTTGCCAGAGGTATTGGCGGAGGTTGCGATGAGGAAGCTTCACGCGTTGTCAAATCCATGCCAAATTGGAAACCGGGTAAACACAATGGCAAAGCCGTTCCGGTGAGTTTTACGCTCCCGATCCGATTTAAGTTGGAGGGTTAG
- a CDS encoding transposase: MSTGYKIDNQDGLYFLTFQVINWVDIFTRKTYRDILINSLDYCRKNKGLQIWAYVIMSNHVHAILSAKENNLSDIIRDFKSFTANQILREIKAIPESRKKWMLQLFKSAADKHQRNSEFQFWTHENHAVFLETMPFLNQKMAYIHENPIRAGWVENAEDWLYSSQRNYLSMETLLEID; this comes from the coding sequence ATGAGCACCGGTTATAAAATAGATAATCAGGATGGACTTTATTTTTTAACTTTTCAGGTTATTAATTGGGTAGATATTTTTACCAGAAAAACGTATCGAGATATCCTGATTAATAGTTTGGATTATTGCAGAAAAAATAAAGGTTTACAAATTTGGGCATATGTAATCATGTCGAACCATGTACATGCAATATTAAGTGCCAAGGAAAATAACTTATCAGATATAATTCGAGATTTTAAAAGTTTTACAGCAAATCAAATTTTAAGAGAAATAAAAGCAATTCCAGAAAGCCGCAAAAAGTGGATGTTGCAATTATTTAAATCCGCAGCTGACAAACATCAAAGAAATTCTGAGTTTCAATTTTGGACGCATGAAAATCATGCGGTGTTTTTAGAAACTATGCCATTTCTTAATCAAAAGATGGCATACATTCATGAAAATCCAATTCGGGCCGGATGGGTTGAAAATGCAGAAGATTGGCTTTATAGTAGTCAACGAAATTATTTATCGATGGAGACTTTATTAGAAATTGATTAG
- the rmuC gene encoding DNA recombination protein RmuC — protein sequence MQSFDFISLLLGLAIGLIIFLLNYLNQNKKGEALRNLCSSQEARIKSFDERLKDYETQATQSHLKLEQKQVELNSLISENASLLSHIQNAKEQLQKAVGELTEQKNENYARQNEINQLKQNLAESKTQNHFFLEKLENQKRDFEEMKNRAQLEFQELAQKILEEKSQKFTSANKENLDSLLKPLGENIDQFKKRVEETYDKESKQRFSLEERVKELVEMNHKLSKEANNLASALKGQSKKQGNWGEIILESILEKSGLQKNREYKVQVSLQTEDGKRLQPDVVVYLPDNRTIIIDSKVSLIAYDRFSSSDTKEDQDAALKEHVKSMYQHIDQLGDKKYDTLVESLDFTMMFVPIEPAYLIAMQEDQELWAYAYAKRILLISPTNLITSLKLIADLWKREQQSKNALEIAKQGERMYDKIIGFLESMEDVGKHLNKSQDAYHKAVGQLRDGRGSLVSRAEKMKKLGLNSQKEIPGTLMSFDESEEEEETEKFNYLLM from the coding sequence ATGCAATCATTTGATTTTATTTCGCTCTTACTCGGGCTTGCAATCGGTCTGATAATTTTTTTACTCAATTATTTAAACCAAAATAAAAAAGGAGAAGCACTCAGAAATTTGTGTAGTTCGCAGGAAGCCCGCATCAAATCATTTGATGAACGACTCAAGGATTATGAAACACAAGCAACGCAAAGTCATTTGAAACTTGAACAAAAACAAGTGGAGCTCAATAGTTTAATTTCTGAAAATGCATCGTTGTTGAGTCATATTCAAAATGCTAAGGAACAGTTGCAAAAAGCGGTTGGTGAATTAACTGAACAAAAAAATGAGAATTACGCGCGCCAAAATGAAATTAATCAACTGAAGCAAAACCTCGCTGAGAGTAAAACTCAGAATCATTTTTTTCTTGAAAAATTGGAAAATCAAAAACGTGATTTTGAAGAAATGAAAAATCGTGCACAATTGGAATTTCAAGAATTGGCACAAAAAATTCTGGAAGAAAAATCACAAAAATTTACATCTGCCAACAAAGAAAATTTGGACAGTCTTCTAAAACCTTTAGGTGAAAATATAGATCAGTTTAAAAAGCGGGTTGAAGAAACCTATGATAAAGAATCAAAGCAACGTTTTTCTCTGGAAGAACGTGTCAAGGAGTTGGTTGAGATGAATCACAAATTAAGTAAGGAAGCCAATAACCTGGCATCGGCTCTTAAAGGACAATCCAAAAAACAAGGAAACTGGGGTGAAATCATCTTAGAGAGTATTTTAGAAAAATCAGGTTTGCAAAAAAACCGGGAGTATAAAGTTCAAGTTAGCCTCCAAACCGAAGATGGTAAACGCCTTCAACCGGATGTTGTGGTGTATTTGCCTGATAACAGGACGATCATCATTGATTCAAAAGTTTCACTCATCGCTTACGATCGTTTTTCATCTTCAGACACAAAAGAAGATCAGGATGCAGCGCTTAAGGAACATGTAAAATCCATGTACCAACACATTGATCAATTGGGTGATAAAAAATACGATACCTTAGTTGAAAGCCTGGATTTTACTATGATGTTTGTCCCCATTGAACCGGCTTATCTCATTGCAATGCAAGAGGATCAGGAATTATGGGCTTACGCTTATGCCAAACGGATATTGTTGATCAGTCCGACGAATTTAATCACCTCCTTAAAATTAATTGCAGACCTCTGGAAGCGCGAACAACAAAGCAAAAATGCGTTGGAAATTGCCAAACAAGGAGAACGCATGTACGACAAAATCATTGGATTTTTAGAAAGTATGGAAGATGTTGGCAAGCATCTCAATAAATCACAGGATGCTTATCACAAAGCAGTCGGACAGTTACGTGATGGCCGTGGAAGTTTGGTCAGCCGCGCTGAAAAAATGAAAAAGCTCGGACTCAATTCTCAAAAAGAAATACCCGGAACCCTCATGTCTTTTGATGAATCAGAAGAAGAAGAGGAAACAGAAAAATTTAATTATTTATTAATGTAA